One Pseudomonadota bacterium DNA segment encodes these proteins:
- a CDS encoding ferritin-like domain-containing protein, whose product MSFIEQLDRENKEHLARIDAIRDADAADVAAATPGETVRRLRLALRQELEAAEIAALWMPTTTPIDIKLALARMCGDEARHYELILGRLRDLGDDVSGIDPFAGGRSPFYAYLASLDDAVERVAAACFTREAIGHIRNEQFIAWAEQAQDLETARLYRDHVQPDEWAHVVCGRALLERHAVTPEAQARARAAARKTLELAEGAVGAIVHTHKMACAPGC is encoded by the coding sequence ATGTCATTCATCGAGCAGCTGGATCGCGAGAACAAAGAGCACCTGGCCCGCATCGACGCCATCCGCGACGCAGACGCGGCCGACGTCGCCGCGGCCACCCCCGGAGAGACGGTCCGCCGACTTCGCCTGGCGTTGCGCCAGGAACTTGAGGCCGCGGAGATCGCCGCGCTGTGGATGCCCACCACCACCCCCATCGACATCAAGCTGGCACTCGCGCGCATGTGTGGCGACGAGGCCCGTCACTATGAGCTCATCTTGGGGCGGCTGCGAGATCTGGGCGACGACGTGAGCGGCATCGATCCGTTTGCGGGGGGTCGGTCGCCCTTCTACGCCTACCTCGCCAGCCTCGACGACGCGGTGGAGCGGGTGGCCGCCGCCTGCTTCACGCGAGAGGCCATCGGACACATTCGCAACGAGCAGTTCATCGCCTGGGCCGAGCAAGCGCAAGACCTGGAGACGGCCCGCCTGTACCGCGATCATGTTCAGCCCGACGAATGGGCCCACGTGGTCTGCGGCCGGGCCCTTCTCGAACGCCATGCGGTGACGCCCGAGGCCCAAGCGCGCGCACGCGCCGCCGCCCGCAAGACCCTCGAGCTGGCGGAAGGGGCCGTGGGCGCCATCGTGCACA